From Antennarius striatus isolate MH-2024 chromosome 9, ASM4005453v1, whole genome shotgun sequence, one genomic window encodes:
- the vwde gene encoding von Willebrand factor D and EGF domain-containing protein isoform X1 has product MGLEPLWTLLVLLRAARAQTVFPPECSLGGHSVLQNPYRSATFSSSWLQQSSLQDFICDHSLTPGWYQFQIFDKPAVMPTECVEVNHCGTQAPVWLSLGAGESLPGPLEVRQLTACAAWQFFSGGGKDCCMFRIPVSVRNCGGFYVYLLQPTQGCMGYCAQEMSDALPSTSPTCGPDEVDLAGTCQKKQPPTPSVPEIVSVAMGNAVYLRCSFGSSSNVSLGYVVAWSRLSPGGHKEELKQETTIQTSVVIELDGFNLRLGDKIYCSCSSFFLDVPDVSGASAESPEFFVGIKIRPEVSSVPEDGRMYELLFESTVPVPCPDGSASSSTGHCSLSLHLSTSSTDEGFLGADLTLSSCAVDLDRGPCRDGVCSRARIHFSPVTDFVKDGNRTTRISVDSIQTQDFLWNGYSPEPVEITVTDVPSAYCYVFTDPHILTFDGRRYDNYQVGTFVLYRSRSGPLEVHVRQWECGSVVHAASCVCGFVARDGGDVVGFDMCNGETGETKPRLSLKVKDPSRSGVRITESYQGRKVTMSFSSGVLVRADVSDWGMSLTLRAPGSDRGQTEGLCGTYDGQPDNDLQSAGGANLEDLQSFLSEWRLPPGTSLFDSAPSNPSATTPQKSCTCQAGPRLTPPRAIAPPTTSSDSACSHNTNVRLSGIIPSLDVTNEYAHWAELRTDTRASRRRFSGGGTSTRSRRQNRRYLHSSPPQRLSQSDLEGFTYFFPEDHEEAVQPDSSPTWPTPSGLTEQGAATQCREAVLNSSISSGCRLLLGEGIINHVVAMCVSDLQLKDELAWLTAALPLLENECERRVVEERRQEEDHPEVLAALRCPGLCSWNGRCSESGCVCFPGFGSYDCSVLSDQIPEIAQLENQGLCDVQRGDCSIVWVYGHGFKDSFELKCEFVREKFSDGEGVLDQPRLVSASFLDETTLECHLPLVDSHGTADSDVEPTTNQPLARWQIKVSNDGYSYSNAKILTLYDGACQVCSLHTEVLCTLKEKTCSIGGRCYSEGEANPSSPCFTCRPDRSRHTWSVEEKNEPPVLQPVPVPLRSFLGENFLFQLAARDPEGSAVLFALESGPDGAALTPDGLLTWRATDKTTDTHMLEVTAKDDCGAETRTSIQVSVTSCDCLNGASCSSDPKRPSGGGAYVCVCPDGFTGDRCETDIDDCKPNPCRLGRCIDGVASFSCICPPGMTGTTRGEYDIVKVAPVWLRYFFLFPGHTCREDVDECVAQPCFPGVGCRNTPGSFVCGACPPGFAGDGTNCALEGAVNPGKAPPPGVAPCSRRPCHPGVHCFESVHISAGFVCGPCPPGLHGDGRMCTATGGGSGAIGADGHDITKDMTPTPTSPRRPPSRTTRPKTTISGTRRLPPSDRKSTTTPQDRTSSGAFPPSRGSPSRHVTCADSPCFPGVPCEPTAAGSFRCGRCPYGYHGDGVSCRAVCRYPCGRNMACSLPNTCTCKDGYTGYSCHIAVCRPDCKNRGRCVEPDVCECPVGYGGPTCEEASCEPPCRHGGTCLARNLCTCSYGYVGPRCEIMVCNRHCENGGECVSPDVCECKPGWYGPTCNSAVCSPVCLNGGSCVKPDVCACPSGFYGSQCQIAVCSPPCKNGGQCMRNNVCSCPEGYTGKRCQKSVCEPMCMNKGKCVGPNTCSCASGWRGKRCNIPVCLQKCKNGGECLGPNTCQCPAGWEGLQCQTPVCRQRCVNGGRCVLPDYCHCRKGFKGLTCALKASQA; this is encoded by the exons ATGGGGCTCGAGCCACTTTGGACACTTCTCGTGTTGTTACGCGCGGCGCGCGCGCAGACAG TCTTCCCTCCAGAATGTTCCCTGGGGGGCCACTCGGTCCTCCAGAACCCGTACCGCAGCGCcaccttcagctccagctggCTTCAGCAATCGTCCCTGCAGGACTTCATCTGCGACCACTCCCTCACGCCGGGCTGGTACCAGTTCCAGATCTTTGACAAGCCGGCCGTCATGCCCACCGAGTGCGTGGAG GTGAACCACTGCGGTACCCAGGCCCCCGTGTGGCTATCGCTGGGGGCCGGCGAGTCCCTTCCGGGTCCTTTGGAGGTCCGTCAGCTGACAGCGTGCGCCGCCTGGCAGTTCTTCTCCGGCGGCGGCAAAGACTGCTGCATGTTCCGCATCCCGGTCAGCGTTCGCAACTGCGGAGGTTTCTACGTCTACCTGCTCCAGCCGACCCAGGGATGCATGGGGTACTGCGCGCAGG AGATGTCGGACGCTTTACCCTCGACGTCACCGACCTGCGGCCCCGACGAGGTGGACCTCGCTGGAACGTGTCAAA AAAAGCAGCCTCCCACTCCGTCCGTTCCGGAGATCGTTTCCGTGGCGATGGGGAACGCCGTCTACCTCAGGTGCAGCTTCGGGAGCAGCTCCAACGTCTCCCTGGGTTACGTGGTGGCCTGGTCCCGTCTGTCCCCTGGGGGCCACAAGGAGGAGCTGAAGCAGGAGACCACCATCCAGACGTCCGTCGTCATCGAGCTGGACGGCTTCAACCTGCGCCTGGGAGACAAG ATTTACTGCTCCTGCTCCAGCTTCTTCCTGGACGTGCCCGATGTTAGCGGCGCTTCGGCGGAAAGTCCGGAGTTCTTCGTGGGGATTAAA ATCAGACCGGAGGTGAGCAGCGTACCTGAAGATGGGCGGATGTACGAGCTTCTGTTTGAGAGCACGGTTCCTGTCCCGTGTCCGGATGGCTCCGCCTCTTCCTCTACGGGACACTGCTCTCTGTCGCTGCACCTTAGCACCAGTAGCACCG ATGAGGGTTTCCTGGGGGCCGACCTGACCCTGTCCTCCTGCGCGGTGGATCTGGATCGGGGCCCCTGCAGGGACGGGGTTTGTAGCCGAGCTCGGATCCACTTCAGCCCAGTCACCGACTTCGTTAAAGACGGGAACAGAACGACTCGGATCTCCGTTGACTCCATCCAGACCCAGGATTTCCTGTGGAACGGGTACTCTCCGGAACCCGTCGAG ATAACTGTGACGGACGTCCCTTCAGCGTACTGCTACGTATTCACCGATCCTCACATCCTCACGTTTGATGGCAG GCGCTATGACAACTACCAGGTAGGAACGTTTGTTCTCTACCGGAGCCGCTCGGGGCCCCTGGAGGTCCATGTCCGTCAGTGGGAGTGCGGTAGCGTCGTCCACGCCGCCTCCTGCGTCTGCGGCTTCGTGGCGAGAGACGGCGGCGACGTCGTGGGTTTCGACATGTGCAACGGAGAAACAGGCGAAACCAAACCACGCCTCTCCTTGAAGGTCAAGGACCCGAGTCGGAGCGGTGTACGCATCACCGAGTCCTACCAAGGTCGCAAGGTCACG ATGAGTTTCTCGTCGGGGGTGTTGGTTCGTGCCGACGTGTCCGATTGGGGGATGAGTCTGACCCTGAGGGCCCCCGGGTCAGACCGGGGCCAGACCGAGGGCCTGTGTGGGACTTACGATGGACAACCAGACAACGACCTCCAGTCAGCAGGGGGCGCCAACCTGGAGGACCTGCAGTCGTTTTTGTCTGAGTGGAG acTTCCTCCGGGCACCAGCCTCTTTGACTCCGCCCCATCCAACCCGAGCGCCACGACCCCCCAGAAGTCCTGCACCTGTCAGGCAGGACCTCGCCTGACCCCTCCGAGAGCCATAGCTCCGCCCACCACCTCCTCCGACTCCGCCTGCTCCCATAACACCAACGTCCGTCTGTCCGGCATCATCCCCTCTCTGGACGTCACCAACGAGTACGCCCACTGGGCGGAGCTACGAACTGACACTCGGGCAAGCCGAAGGCGCTTCTCCGGGGGAGGGACGTCGACCAGAAGCCGGAGGCAGAACCGCCGCTACCTTCACAGCTCACCGCCCCAAAGACTCAGCCAATCGGATCTGGAGGGGTTCACCTACTTTTTTCCTGAGGACCACGAAGAAGCCGTCCAACCAGATTCTTCCCCTACCTGGCCCACGCCGTCTGGCCTGACGGAGCAGGGGGCCGCCACCCAGTGCCGGGAGGCGGTGCTGAACTCCAGCATCTCGTCTGGATGCAGGCTCCTCCTGGGGGAGGGGATCATCAACCACGTGGTGGCGATGTGCGTGAGCGACCTGCAGCTGAAGGACGAGCTGGCCTGGCTGACGGCGGCGCTCCCCCTGCTGGAGAACGAGTGCGAGAGGCGggtggtggaggagaggaggcaggaggaggaccaCCCCGAGGTTCTGGCCGCGCTCAGGTGTCCCGGTCTGTGCAGCTGGAACGGCCGCTGCTCCGAGTCGGGATGCGTCTGCTTCCCCGGGTTCGGGTCGTACGACTGCAGCGTGTTGTCTG ACCAGATCCCAGAGATCGCCCAGCTGGAGAACCAGGGTCTGTGCGACGTCCAGCGGGGAGACTGTTCCATCGTCTGGGTCTACGGTCACGGCTTCAAGGACTCCTTCGAGCTCAAGTGTGAGTTTGTTAGAGAAAAG TTCTCGGATGGCGAGGGGGTTCTGGACCAGCCCCGGTTGGTCTCGGCCTCCTTTCTGGATGAGACGACTCTGGAGTGCCATCTCCCCCTAGTGGACAGTCACGGTACCGCAGACTCAGACGTGGAACCGACCACAAACCAGCCGCTGGCCCGCTGGCAGATTAAA GTTTCTAACGACGGCTACAGCTACAGCAACGCCAAGATCCTGACGCTGTACGACGGCGCCTGTCAGGTGTGCAGCCTCCACACCGAAGTCCTGTGTACGCTGAAG GAGAAGACCTGCAGCATCGGGGGCCGGTGTTACAGCGAGGGGGAGGCCAATCCCAGCAGCCCTTGCTTCACGTGTCGCCCGGATCGGTCCAGACATACGTGGTCGGTAGAGGAGA aGAACGAGCCTCCGGTTCTCCAGCCGGTCCCGGTTCCCCTGCGCTCCTTCCTGGGGGAgaacttcctgttccagctgGCGGCGCGGGACCCCGAGGGCTCGGCGGTGCTCTTCGCCCTGGAATCGGGTCCGGACGGCGCCGCCCTGACGCCCGACGGCCTGCTGACGTGGAGGGCGACGGACAAAACCACCGACACGCACATGCTGGAGGTCACGGCGAAGGACGACTGCGGGGCGGAGACCAGAACCTCCATCCAG GTGTCGGTCACTTCCTGCGACTGTCTGAACGGAGCTTCCTGCTCCTCCGACCCCAAGCGCCCGTCCGGCGGCGGCGcgtacgtgtgcgtgtgtccGGACGGGTTCACCGGCGACAGGTGCGAGACCGACATCGACGACTGCAAACCCAACCCCTGCAGGCTGGGCCGCTGCATCGACGGCGTCGCCTCCTTCTCCTGCATCTGCCCCCCAGGGATGACGGGTACGACACGTGGGGAGTACGACATCGTAAAGGTTGCTCCGGTGTGGTTgcggtatttttttttgtttccaggtCATACGTGTAGAGAAGACGTGGACGAGTGCGTCGCCCAGCCGTGTTTCCCTGGAGTCGGATGCAGAAACACTCCGGGCTCTTTCGTCTGCGGCGCTTGTCCGCCAGGATTCGCCGGAGACGGGACGAACTGCGCGC TTGAAGGCGCCGTCAATCCAGGCAAAGCCCCGCCCCCGGGCGTGGCGCCCTGCTCCCGGCGCCCGTGTCACCCGGGGGTCCATTGTTTCGAGAGCGTCCACATCTCAGCTGGATTCGTCTGCGGACCCTGTCCCCCCGGTCTCCATGGAGACGGACGGATGTGCACGGCGACAG GTGGGGGGTCGGGCGCCATTGGAGCAGATGGTCATGACATCACCAAGGAcatgacccccacccccacctcgcCTAGACGACCCCCCAGCAGGACGACCAGACCCAAAACCACCATCTCCGGTACGAGGAGACTTCCTCCCAGTGACAGGAAGTCCACAACGACGCCTCAGGACCGGACCTCATCGGGGGCGTTCCCCCCCAGCAGGGGGTCGCCGTCCCGTCACGTGACCTGCGCTGACTCTCCGTGTTTCCCCGGCGTCCCCTGTGAGCCCACCGCTGCCGGCTCCTTCCGGTGTGGACGCTGCCCCTACGGTTACCACGGAGACGGCGTCTCGTGTCGAG CTGTGTGCAGGTACCCGTGTGGGAGGAACATGGCGTGCTCGCTGCCCAACACCTGCACCTGCAAGGACGGCTACACCGGCTACAGCTGCCACATCG CCGTGTGTCGACCCGACTGCAAGAACCGGGGGAGGTGCGTGGAACCGGACGTGTGTGAGTGTCCTGTGGGGTACGGCGGCCCCACCTGTGAGGAAG CGAGCTGCGAGCCGCCGTGTCGACACGGAGGCACCTGTCTGGCCAGGAACCTGTGCACCTGTTCGTACGGCTACGTCGGACCCCGATGTGAAATTA TGGTGTGTAACAGGCACTGTGAAAACGGCGGCGAATGTGTTTCTCCCGACGTGTGCGAGTGCAAACCGGGCTGGTACGGACCGACATGTAACTCAG CCGTCTGCAGCCCCGTCTGTCTGAACGGAGGAAGCTGCGTGAAGCCCGACGTCTGCGCGTGTCCCAGCGGCTTCTACGGCTCCCAGTGTCAGATCG CGGTTTGCAGTCCGCCCTGCAAGAACGGAGGTCAGTGCATGAGGAACAACGTTTGCTCCTGCCCTGAGGGCTACACCGGAAAGAGGTGCCAGAAGA gtgtgtgtgaacccaTGTGCATGAACAAAGGCAAGTGTGTGGGACCCAATACCTGCTCCTGTGCCTCGGGATGGCGAGGGAAGAGGTGCAATATTC CCGTCTGCCTGCAGAAGTGTAAAAATGGCGGCGAGTGCTTGGGACCGAACACCTGCCAGTGTCCCGCCGGCTGGGAGGGGCTCCAGTGTCAAACAC CCGTCTGCAGACAACGGTGCGTGAACGGCGGAAGGTGCGTCCTCCCCGACTACTGCCACTGTCGGAAAGGCTTCAAGGGTCTCACCTGTGCACTAAAG GCATCAcaagcatga
- the vwde gene encoding von Willebrand factor D and EGF domain-containing protein isoform X2, with amino-acid sequence MGLEPLWTLLVLLRAARAQTVFPPECSLGGHSVLQNPYRSATFSSSWLQQSSLQDFICDHSLTPGWYQFQIFDKPAVMPTECVEVNHCGTQAPVWLSLGAGESLPGPLEVRQLTACAAWQFFSGGGKDCCMFRIPVSVRNCGGFYVYLLQPTQGCMGYCAQEMSDALPSTSPTCGPDEVDLAGTCQKKQPPTPSVPEIVSVAMGNAVYLRCSFGSSSNVSLGYVVAWSRLSPGGHKEELKQETTIQTSVVIELDGFNLRLGDKIYCSCSSFFLDVPDVSGASAESPEFFVGIKIRPEVSSVPEDGRMYELLFESTVPVPCPDGSASSSTGHCSLSLHLSTSSTDEGFLGADLTLSSCAVDLDRGPCRDGVCSRARIHFSPVTDFVKDGNRTTRISVDSIQTQDFLWNGYSPEPVEITVTDVPSAYCYVFTDPHILTFDGRRYDNYQVGTFVLYRSRSGPLEVHVRQWECGSVVHAASCVCGFVARDGGDVVGFDMCNGETGETKPRLSLKVKDPSRSGVRITESYQGRKVTMSFSSGVLVRADVSDWGMSLTLRAPGSDRGQTEGLCGTYDGQPDNDLQSAGGANLEDLQSFLSEWRLPPGTSLFDSAPSNPSATTPQKSCTCQAGPRLTPPRAIAPPTTSSDSACSHNTNVRLSGIIPSLDVTNEYAHWAELRTDTRASRRRFSGGGTSTRSRRQNRRYLHSSPPQRLSQSDLEGFTYFFPEDHEEAVQPDSSPTWPTPSGLTEQGAATQCREAVLNSSISSGCRLLLGEGIINHVVAMCVSDLQLKDELAWLTAALPLLENECERRVVEERRQEEDHPEVLAALRCPGLCSWNGRCSESGCVCFPGFGSYDCSVLSDQIPEIAQLENQGLCDVQRGDCSIVWVYGHGFKDSFELKCEFVREKFSDGEGVLDQPRLVSASFLDETTLECHLPLVDSHGTADSDVEPTTNQPLARWQIKVSNDGYSYSNAKILTLYDGACQVCSLHTEVLCTLKEKTCSIGGRCYSEGEANPSSPCFTCRPDRSRHTWSVEEKNEPPVLQPVPVPLRSFLGENFLFQLAARDPEGSAVLFALESGPDGAALTPDGLLTWRATDKTTDTHMLEVTAKDDCGAETRTSIQVSVTSCDCLNGASCSSDPKRPSGGGAYVCVCPDGFTGDRCETDIDDCKPNPCRLGRCIDGVASFSCICPPGMTGHTCREDVDECVAQPCFPGVGCRNTPGSFVCGACPPGFAGDGTNCALEGAVNPGKAPPPGVAPCSRRPCHPGVHCFESVHISAGFVCGPCPPGLHGDGRMCTATGGGSGAIGADGHDITKDMTPTPTSPRRPPSRTTRPKTTISGTRRLPPSDRKSTTTPQDRTSSGAFPPSRGSPSRHVTCADSPCFPGVPCEPTAAGSFRCGRCPYGYHGDGVSCRAVCRYPCGRNMACSLPNTCTCKDGYTGYSCHIAVCRPDCKNRGRCVEPDVCECPVGYGGPTCEEASCEPPCRHGGTCLARNLCTCSYGYVGPRCEIMVCNRHCENGGECVSPDVCECKPGWYGPTCNSAVCSPVCLNGGSCVKPDVCACPSGFYGSQCQIAVCSPPCKNGGQCMRNNVCSCPEGYTGKRCQKSVCEPMCMNKGKCVGPNTCSCASGWRGKRCNIPVCLQKCKNGGECLGPNTCQCPAGWEGLQCQTPVCRQRCVNGGRCVLPDYCHCRKGFKGLTCALKASQA; translated from the exons ATGGGGCTCGAGCCACTTTGGACACTTCTCGTGTTGTTACGCGCGGCGCGCGCGCAGACAG TCTTCCCTCCAGAATGTTCCCTGGGGGGCCACTCGGTCCTCCAGAACCCGTACCGCAGCGCcaccttcagctccagctggCTTCAGCAATCGTCCCTGCAGGACTTCATCTGCGACCACTCCCTCACGCCGGGCTGGTACCAGTTCCAGATCTTTGACAAGCCGGCCGTCATGCCCACCGAGTGCGTGGAG GTGAACCACTGCGGTACCCAGGCCCCCGTGTGGCTATCGCTGGGGGCCGGCGAGTCCCTTCCGGGTCCTTTGGAGGTCCGTCAGCTGACAGCGTGCGCCGCCTGGCAGTTCTTCTCCGGCGGCGGCAAAGACTGCTGCATGTTCCGCATCCCGGTCAGCGTTCGCAACTGCGGAGGTTTCTACGTCTACCTGCTCCAGCCGACCCAGGGATGCATGGGGTACTGCGCGCAGG AGATGTCGGACGCTTTACCCTCGACGTCACCGACCTGCGGCCCCGACGAGGTGGACCTCGCTGGAACGTGTCAAA AAAAGCAGCCTCCCACTCCGTCCGTTCCGGAGATCGTTTCCGTGGCGATGGGGAACGCCGTCTACCTCAGGTGCAGCTTCGGGAGCAGCTCCAACGTCTCCCTGGGTTACGTGGTGGCCTGGTCCCGTCTGTCCCCTGGGGGCCACAAGGAGGAGCTGAAGCAGGAGACCACCATCCAGACGTCCGTCGTCATCGAGCTGGACGGCTTCAACCTGCGCCTGGGAGACAAG ATTTACTGCTCCTGCTCCAGCTTCTTCCTGGACGTGCCCGATGTTAGCGGCGCTTCGGCGGAAAGTCCGGAGTTCTTCGTGGGGATTAAA ATCAGACCGGAGGTGAGCAGCGTACCTGAAGATGGGCGGATGTACGAGCTTCTGTTTGAGAGCACGGTTCCTGTCCCGTGTCCGGATGGCTCCGCCTCTTCCTCTACGGGACACTGCTCTCTGTCGCTGCACCTTAGCACCAGTAGCACCG ATGAGGGTTTCCTGGGGGCCGACCTGACCCTGTCCTCCTGCGCGGTGGATCTGGATCGGGGCCCCTGCAGGGACGGGGTTTGTAGCCGAGCTCGGATCCACTTCAGCCCAGTCACCGACTTCGTTAAAGACGGGAACAGAACGACTCGGATCTCCGTTGACTCCATCCAGACCCAGGATTTCCTGTGGAACGGGTACTCTCCGGAACCCGTCGAG ATAACTGTGACGGACGTCCCTTCAGCGTACTGCTACGTATTCACCGATCCTCACATCCTCACGTTTGATGGCAG GCGCTATGACAACTACCAGGTAGGAACGTTTGTTCTCTACCGGAGCCGCTCGGGGCCCCTGGAGGTCCATGTCCGTCAGTGGGAGTGCGGTAGCGTCGTCCACGCCGCCTCCTGCGTCTGCGGCTTCGTGGCGAGAGACGGCGGCGACGTCGTGGGTTTCGACATGTGCAACGGAGAAACAGGCGAAACCAAACCACGCCTCTCCTTGAAGGTCAAGGACCCGAGTCGGAGCGGTGTACGCATCACCGAGTCCTACCAAGGTCGCAAGGTCACG ATGAGTTTCTCGTCGGGGGTGTTGGTTCGTGCCGACGTGTCCGATTGGGGGATGAGTCTGACCCTGAGGGCCCCCGGGTCAGACCGGGGCCAGACCGAGGGCCTGTGTGGGACTTACGATGGACAACCAGACAACGACCTCCAGTCAGCAGGGGGCGCCAACCTGGAGGACCTGCAGTCGTTTTTGTCTGAGTGGAG acTTCCTCCGGGCACCAGCCTCTTTGACTCCGCCCCATCCAACCCGAGCGCCACGACCCCCCAGAAGTCCTGCACCTGTCAGGCAGGACCTCGCCTGACCCCTCCGAGAGCCATAGCTCCGCCCACCACCTCCTCCGACTCCGCCTGCTCCCATAACACCAACGTCCGTCTGTCCGGCATCATCCCCTCTCTGGACGTCACCAACGAGTACGCCCACTGGGCGGAGCTACGAACTGACACTCGGGCAAGCCGAAGGCGCTTCTCCGGGGGAGGGACGTCGACCAGAAGCCGGAGGCAGAACCGCCGCTACCTTCACAGCTCACCGCCCCAAAGACTCAGCCAATCGGATCTGGAGGGGTTCACCTACTTTTTTCCTGAGGACCACGAAGAAGCCGTCCAACCAGATTCTTCCCCTACCTGGCCCACGCCGTCTGGCCTGACGGAGCAGGGGGCCGCCACCCAGTGCCGGGAGGCGGTGCTGAACTCCAGCATCTCGTCTGGATGCAGGCTCCTCCTGGGGGAGGGGATCATCAACCACGTGGTGGCGATGTGCGTGAGCGACCTGCAGCTGAAGGACGAGCTGGCCTGGCTGACGGCGGCGCTCCCCCTGCTGGAGAACGAGTGCGAGAGGCGggtggtggaggagaggaggcaggaggaggaccaCCCCGAGGTTCTGGCCGCGCTCAGGTGTCCCGGTCTGTGCAGCTGGAACGGCCGCTGCTCCGAGTCGGGATGCGTCTGCTTCCCCGGGTTCGGGTCGTACGACTGCAGCGTGTTGTCTG ACCAGATCCCAGAGATCGCCCAGCTGGAGAACCAGGGTCTGTGCGACGTCCAGCGGGGAGACTGTTCCATCGTCTGGGTCTACGGTCACGGCTTCAAGGACTCCTTCGAGCTCAAGTGTGAGTTTGTTAGAGAAAAG TTCTCGGATGGCGAGGGGGTTCTGGACCAGCCCCGGTTGGTCTCGGCCTCCTTTCTGGATGAGACGACTCTGGAGTGCCATCTCCCCCTAGTGGACAGTCACGGTACCGCAGACTCAGACGTGGAACCGACCACAAACCAGCCGCTGGCCCGCTGGCAGATTAAA GTTTCTAACGACGGCTACAGCTACAGCAACGCCAAGATCCTGACGCTGTACGACGGCGCCTGTCAGGTGTGCAGCCTCCACACCGAAGTCCTGTGTACGCTGAAG GAGAAGACCTGCAGCATCGGGGGCCGGTGTTACAGCGAGGGGGAGGCCAATCCCAGCAGCCCTTGCTTCACGTGTCGCCCGGATCGGTCCAGACATACGTGGTCGGTAGAGGAGA aGAACGAGCCTCCGGTTCTCCAGCCGGTCCCGGTTCCCCTGCGCTCCTTCCTGGGGGAgaacttcctgttccagctgGCGGCGCGGGACCCCGAGGGCTCGGCGGTGCTCTTCGCCCTGGAATCGGGTCCGGACGGCGCCGCCCTGACGCCCGACGGCCTGCTGACGTGGAGGGCGACGGACAAAACCACCGACACGCACATGCTGGAGGTCACGGCGAAGGACGACTGCGGGGCGGAGACCAGAACCTCCATCCAG GTGTCGGTCACTTCCTGCGACTGTCTGAACGGAGCTTCCTGCTCCTCCGACCCCAAGCGCCCGTCCGGCGGCGGCGcgtacgtgtgcgtgtgtccGGACGGGTTCACCGGCGACAGGTGCGAGACCGACATCGACGACTGCAAACCCAACCCCTGCAGGCTGGGCCGCTGCATCGACGGCGTCGCCTCCTTCTCCTGCATCTGCCCCCCAGGGATGACGG gtCATACGTGTAGAGAAGACGTGGACGAGTGCGTCGCCCAGCCGTGTTTCCCTGGAGTCGGATGCAGAAACACTCCGGGCTCTTTCGTCTGCGGCGCTTGTCCGCCAGGATTCGCCGGAGACGGGACGAACTGCGCGC TTGAAGGCGCCGTCAATCCAGGCAAAGCCCCGCCCCCGGGCGTGGCGCCCTGCTCCCGGCGCCCGTGTCACCCGGGGGTCCATTGTTTCGAGAGCGTCCACATCTCAGCTGGATTCGTCTGCGGACCCTGTCCCCCCGGTCTCCATGGAGACGGACGGATGTGCACGGCGACAG GTGGGGGGTCGGGCGCCATTGGAGCAGATGGTCATGACATCACCAAGGAcatgacccccacccccacctcgcCTAGACGACCCCCCAGCAGGACGACCAGACCCAAAACCACCATCTCCGGTACGAGGAGACTTCCTCCCAGTGACAGGAAGTCCACAACGACGCCTCAGGACCGGACCTCATCGGGGGCGTTCCCCCCCAGCAGGGGGTCGCCGTCCCGTCACGTGACCTGCGCTGACTCTCCGTGTTTCCCCGGCGTCCCCTGTGAGCCCACCGCTGCCGGCTCCTTCCGGTGTGGACGCTGCCCCTACGGTTACCACGGAGACGGCGTCTCGTGTCGAG CTGTGTGCAGGTACCCGTGTGGGAGGAACATGGCGTGCTCGCTGCCCAACACCTGCACCTGCAAGGACGGCTACACCGGCTACAGCTGCCACATCG CCGTGTGTCGACCCGACTGCAAGAACCGGGGGAGGTGCGTGGAACCGGACGTGTGTGAGTGTCCTGTGGGGTACGGCGGCCCCACCTGTGAGGAAG CGAGCTGCGAGCCGCCGTGTCGACACGGAGGCACCTGTCTGGCCAGGAACCTGTGCACCTGTTCGTACGGCTACGTCGGACCCCGATGTGAAATTA TGGTGTGTAACAGGCACTGTGAAAACGGCGGCGAATGTGTTTCTCCCGACGTGTGCGAGTGCAAACCGGGCTGGTACGGACCGACATGTAACTCAG CCGTCTGCAGCCCCGTCTGTCTGAACGGAGGAAGCTGCGTGAAGCCCGACGTCTGCGCGTGTCCCAGCGGCTTCTACGGCTCCCAGTGTCAGATCG CGGTTTGCAGTCCGCCCTGCAAGAACGGAGGTCAGTGCATGAGGAACAACGTTTGCTCCTGCCCTGAGGGCTACACCGGAAAGAGGTGCCAGAAGA gtgtgtgtgaacccaTGTGCATGAACAAAGGCAAGTGTGTGGGACCCAATACCTGCTCCTGTGCCTCGGGATGGCGAGGGAAGAGGTGCAATATTC CCGTCTGCCTGCAGAAGTGTAAAAATGGCGGCGAGTGCTTGGGACCGAACACCTGCCAGTGTCCCGCCGGCTGGGAGGGGCTCCAGTGTCAAACAC CCGTCTGCAGACAACGGTGCGTGAACGGCGGAAGGTGCGTCCTCCCCGACTACTGCCACTGTCGGAAAGGCTTCAAGGGTCTCACCTGTGCACTAAAG GCATCAcaagcatga